From the Maioricimonas rarisocia genome, one window contains:
- a CDS encoding DUF1559 domain-containing protein, translated as MNASRMRRRGFTLIELLVVIAIIAILVALLLPAVQQAREAARRTQCKNNLKQLALALHNYHDVHSAFPNQAGDSLYGYSALAQILPYLDQGNLYNVLDFRQPLQVGLPWAPAANPVLADLVDRPLSVLTCPSESGNPIYTDDNGDNWAGSNYLVNGGSGRQTNYCSSGNDGLFWRGSKTKFRDLTDGSSNTAFMAETLFGDRGPDTTVLSNPQRQLKRVSGGPPCVPTSDAMLAMPASQYEGRRAGAWILSTGYHSLVHGYLSPNSDIPDHGHHGEILSGPRSMHVGGAQLSLCDGSVRFISENIDRETLQNLFARNDGNVIGEL; from the coding sequence ATGAACGCATCCAGAATGCGGCGGCGCGGATTTACCCTGATCGAACTGCTGGTGGTGATCGCCATCATCGCCATCCTGGTTGCCCTGTTGCTTCCGGCGGTGCAGCAGGCGCGGGAAGCCGCCCGCCGAACGCAGTGCAAGAACAACCTCAAGCAACTCGCGCTGGCGTTGCACAATTACCACGACGTGCACAGCGCCTTTCCCAACCAGGCAGGCGATTCGCTGTACGGCTACTCGGCACTGGCCCAGATTCTGCCGTATCTCGACCAGGGAAATCTCTACAACGTCCTCGACTTCCGCCAGCCACTGCAGGTCGGGCTTCCCTGGGCACCCGCAGCCAATCCCGTCCTGGCTGACCTGGTCGACCGCCCGCTGTCGGTACTGACCTGTCCGAGCGAATCGGGGAACCCGATCTACACCGACGACAATGGTGACAACTGGGCCGGCAGCAACTACCTGGTCAACGGTGGATCGGGACGACAGACCAACTACTGCTCGAGCGGGAACGACGGTCTGTTCTGGCGCGGCTCGAAAACGAAGTTCCGCGACCTGACGGACGGTTCGAGCAATACCGCGTTCATGGCCGAGACACTGTTCGGTGATCGCGGGCCGGACACGACGGTTCTCAGCAATCCGCAGCGACAGCTCAAGCGTGTTTCCGGTGGGCCCCCCTGCGTGCCGACGTCGGACGCGATGCTCGCCATGCCCGCGTCACAATACGAAGGTCGCCGGGCCGGGGCGTGGATCCTCTCGACGGGATATCACAGTCTCGTTCACGGGTATCTGTCGCCGAACTCGGACATCCCGGATCACGGGCATCACGGCGAGATTCTTTCGGGGCCGCGAAGCATGCACGTGGGTGGAGCACAGCTTTCCCTGTGCGACGGGAGCGTCCGCTTCATCAGCGAGAACATCGACCGCGAAACGCTGCAGAATCTGTTCGCCCGCAACGACGGCAACGTGATCGGCGAACTCTGA
- a CDS encoding YncE family protein produces MRRPAALLLMVTFLVAGCAAKPEPVAEPDPHASDPSDPQPESQVETPSQRPARRVTRLFWQDRSDDSLKWADLKRGDDWQLEPAVVEGFPKLDVAKQDLVQMAIIDDTLLVGVRDEEDGQFQSGWVAVETGVVEIPHGDHSHWKYPAAPKVSAKQLDKEQGNPAHLYVYGDAFWLANDRLDGFTRFVIGSEEGQPLESQFFQGGGNHITLAAVDDIVGYSTWIDGGGPNAGRVDVVDLRSGQNEAPAYTFTLPSGIVHGATVNSGRVYFAPADGICRVDADLDLKESADSVEVHHISLGTDEETEKPLRTGAFANHRNWVLFSTGSADSLALGLIDARAPSEQVVKVPIDVADGLSLVTPKVVRTRGGKRYAFLFQDRKEGDIQEKLTIVDLDPNGDRDFADARVTTTLPVGASKVEGHFGHHGICFAPNGKFAVVTNPGDGTLQVLSLEDLEFEATLQVGGTPSAIGSTGG; encoded by the coding sequence GTGCGACGACCTGCGGCGCTGCTGCTGATGGTGACGTTTCTCGTTGCCGGGTGCGCCGCGAAACCGGAACCGGTGGCCGAGCCGGACCCGCATGCGAGTGATCCGTCGGATCCGCAGCCGGAGAGCCAGGTCGAGACGCCGTCGCAGCGACCGGCGCGACGTGTCACCCGCCTGTTCTGGCAGGACCGGTCCGATGACTCTCTCAAGTGGGCCGATCTGAAGCGGGGGGACGACTGGCAGCTGGAGCCTGCCGTCGTCGAGGGGTTCCCGAAGCTGGACGTGGCAAAGCAGGACCTCGTCCAGATGGCGATCATCGACGACACGCTGCTGGTCGGAGTGCGTGACGAAGAGGACGGACAGTTTCAGAGCGGCTGGGTGGCCGTCGAGACCGGGGTTGTCGAGATCCCGCACGGCGATCACTCCCACTGGAAGTATCCCGCGGCCCCAAAGGTCTCCGCGAAGCAGTTGGACAAGGAGCAGGGAAACCCTGCCCATCTGTACGTCTACGGCGATGCTTTCTGGCTGGCGAACGACCGGTTGGACGGGTTCACGCGGTTTGTGATCGGCAGCGAGGAAGGTCAGCCTCTCGAAAGTCAGTTCTTCCAGGGAGGTGGCAATCACATCACGCTGGCTGCCGTCGACGACATCGTCGGTTACTCCACGTGGATCGACGGAGGCGGCCCGAATGCCGGCCGTGTCGATGTTGTCGATTTGCGCTCTGGTCAGAATGAGGCACCTGCCTACACTTTCACACTTCCGAGCGGCATTGTGCACGGGGCGACGGTCAATTCGGGCCGCGTGTACTTTGCGCCGGCGGACGGAATCTGCCGGGTCGACGCCGATCTCGATCTGAAGGAGTCGGCCGATTCGGTGGAAGTACACCACATTTCGCTTGGCACCGATGAAGAGACGGAGAAGCCGCTCCGCACCGGGGCCTTCGCGAATCACCGCAACTGGGTGCTGTTCAGCACTGGTTCTGCGGACTCGTTGGCCTTGGGGCTGATAGATGCACGGGCACCGTCCGAGCAGGTCGTCAAAGTGCCGATCGACGTTGCGGACGGACTGTCACTCGTGACTCCGAAGGTTGTCCGGACGCGCGGCGGCAAGCGATACGCGTTTCTGTTTCAGGATCGCAAAGAGGGAGACATTCAGGAGAAGCTGACGATTGTCGATCTGGATCCGAACGGCGACAGAGACTTCGCCGACGCCCGGGTGACAACGACGCTTCCCGTCGGAGCGAGCAAGGTCGAAGGTCACTTCGGTCACCATGGAATCTGTTTCGCCCCGAACGGAAAGTTTGCGGTGGTGACCAATCCGGGCGACGGGACCCTCCAGGTGCTTTCGCTCGAAGACCTGGAGTTCGAAGCAACCCTGCAGGTCGGCGGTACTCCTTCCGCAATCGGCAGTACGGGCGGCTGA